In Alphaproteobacteria bacterium, one genomic interval encodes:
- a CDS encoding orotidine-5'-phosphate decarboxylase: MTAKNRVICAIDTDDIDFASKLAKDLKDHVGGFKLGLEFFTSHGPQGIAKIQGIGMPIMLDLKFHDIPNTVSGAVRAATKLNVAMMTIHTGGSSDMMRQAADAAMETAAKMKIEPPKLLGVTVLTSLDDEDLTELGYKQKATDRVRRLAEMAQLCGLNGVVASARELNLLQDQRSKDFLLVTPGIRPSWSADAHDQKRTLEPADAIKAGSDYLVVGRPITRAKDPVDAAKRIVQEIGAVL; the protein is encoded by the coding sequence ATTTAAAAGATCATGTCGGCGGATTTAAATTGGGTCTCGAGTTTTTTACATCGCATGGTCCGCAGGGCATTGCCAAAATTCAAGGCATCGGCATGCCAATTATGCTGGATCTGAAATTCCACGATATTCCGAATACGGTTTCTGGCGCGGTCAGGGCAGCCACCAAGCTGAATGTGGCTATGATGACGATTCATACGGGCGGCAGCAGCGATATGATGCGCCAGGCGGCCGATGCAGCGATGGAAACCGCCGCAAAAATGAAAATTGAACCGCCAAAATTGCTGGGCGTTACGGTATTGACCAGCTTGGATGACGAAGACCTGACCGAGCTTGGATATAAGCAAAAAGCCACGGACCGTGTCCGCCGTTTGGCGGAAATGGCGCAATTATGCGGCTTGAACGGCGTTGTCGCTTCCGCCCGCGAATTGAACTTATTGCAAGACCAGCGCAGCAAGGATTTCCTGTTGGTAACCCCAGGTATTCGTCCCAGCTGGTCGGCCGATGCGCATGATCAGAAACGCACGCTGGAACCGGCCGATGCGATCAAAGCCGGATCCGATTATCTGGTTGTTGGCCGCCCGATCACTCGCGCAAAAGACCCTGTCGATGCCGCTAAACGCATTGTGCAGGAAATCGGCGCGGTATTGTAA